Within the Streptomyces sp. NBC_00353 genome, the region CGCGGGACTCGGGCGTGGCGTCCGCGATGGTCAACACCTCGCAGCAGGTGGGCGGCGCGATCGGTACGGCGCTGCTGAACACGATCGCCGCCTCGGCCGCCACGGCGTACGCCACCTCGCACGCCGCTCTGGCCGCGACGGACCCGAAGCTGCTGAAGCTCCAGGCGATGGTGCACGGCTTCACGGGGGCCATCTGGTGGGCGGTCGGCATCCTGGTGGTGGCGTCCGCGATCGCGGTGACGTTCATCAACGCCGGACGTCCTTCGGCGACTGCGGTGAACTCGGGCTCCGGCTCGGGGGATGCCGACGGGGTCGAGGACGAGTTCAAGGTCCCGGTCGTCGCGCACTGACGAGGGACGCGCGGCGTGGAGTCACATGAAGTGACGTGAACATGGGTCTGCCCCGGTTCCGCTCGGCGGAGCCGGGGCAGACCCGCGTCGGTACGCGGTGCGTCGGCAGGACTTGCCTAGCGCAGCCAGGGCAGGTCCGCGTCCGTGCCGTCCGGCTCCAGTCCGGTGGCGATTATCTGCATGATCTCGCCGAACGAGCGCACCTGCTCGGGGGTGAGCCGGTCGAACATCGCCTGGCGTACGGCACGGACATGACCCGGCGCGGACCGGCGGAGCATCTCGTAACCCTCGTCGGTGAGGACCGCGTTCTGCCCGCGCTTGTCGGACGGACAGTCCTCCCGTCGCACCCAGCCGTTGCGTTCCAGCCGGGCGACGGCGTGCGAGAGACGGGAGCGGGTGATCTTGACGTCCTTGGCCAGCTGGGTCATCCGCATCTGACGCCGGGGCGCCTGGGCGAGCTGGACGAGCAGTCCGTAGTAGATGTGCGGCATGCCGGCGTCGCGCTGCAGCTGGCGGTCGAGATGGTCCTCCAGGAGCGTGGTGGCCTGGAGGTACGAGCGCCAGATGCTCTGCTCCTCGTCGGAGAGCCAGCGGGTCTCGCCGGTGGGTGCCGTGGTCATGTGCTCCACTCTACGACCTTTTCTTGAAAGTTGAACTAGATAGAGCTAAGGTCTCCGTAGCTGGGAACTTGAAGCTTCAAGAAAGTGCTTCGGAGCATCGGAACTTCGAGGGTCCCGTAGAAGATTTATCTTCAGTAGCAGTGGATGGGGAGTGTCATGACTGTCACCGCGGAGCGGATGCCCGCCCTCTATCTTTCCCACGGTGCGCCGCCGCTGGCCGACGACCCGGTCTGGCCCGGCCAGCTGGCCGCATGGTCCGCCGACCTGCCCCGTCCCACCGCGATTCTCATGGTCTCCGCCCACTGGGAGGAGGCCCCGCTCGCCCTGGGCGCGACCGAGACCGTCCCGCTCGTCTACGACTTCTGGGGCTTCCCCCAGCACTACTACCAGGTGCAGTACGCGGCCCCGGGCGCCCCGCAGCTGGCGGAGAACGTACGCAAGCTGCTGCGCGGCGCCGGCACACCGGTCCAGGACATCCCGGACCGCGGGCTCGACCACGGGGCGTACGTCCCGCTGGTGGAGATGTTCCCGGGCGCCGACATCCCCGTACTCCAGATCTCCATGCCGACGCTGGATCCGCAGAAGCTGATGGACATCGGACGCAAGCTCGCGCCGCTGCGCGACGAGGGCGTACTGATCGTCGGCAGCGGCTTCTTCACCCACAACCTCGCCGCACTGCGGCACGCGGGCGGCGGCAACCCCGGCTGGTCGGTGGAGTTCGACGACTGGGGACACCGGGCGCTGCAGGCGCAGGACATCGACGCGCTGCTCGACTTCGAGCACAAGTCCCCGGCCGGCCGGCTGGCCCATCCGCGCACCGAGCACTTCGCGCCGCTCTTCGTGACGCTGGGCGCCTCGGAGGGCGAGCTCGACCAGGGGCGCAGCGTCATCGACGGGTTCTGGATGGGGCTCGCGAAGCGGTCGGTGCAGTTCGGCTGAGTGGTCAGAGGGCCGGCGGGTTCAGTTCGATCGAGCGGAGCGCGGCGGCCAGGGCGGGCGTGTCGCCGACGTCCAGTGCGGTGTCGGTGAACTTGATCGTGTGGTCGTCGCCGTGCGCCGCCGCCCGCGCGAAGATCTCGTCCGCGGAGGACGCCGACGGCGGTGCGGTGTACGGGGCGGGGTCGGCCGGGCTGTACGCGGCGGTGACCGCGGCGCTCGCGGCCCAGGCGGCGGCCAGGCTCCGGTGCCACAGGTCACGGGGGAGAGCGGGCAGCGTACGCAGCACGGCGTTGGGTGCGGTCGCGGCGTGCACCAGCATGATCGGTTCACCATGGCCGTGGGTGGTGTAGCGGTGCGTCGCGGCCCTGACCAGCTCCGCCAGCCGGGTGCGCGCCACGTCCGGGTCGTCCGCGAACTGCTGCGGCCACAGCGGGAACGCGGTGAGCTGTGCCAGCCGGTCGCGGATGCCGCCGCTCGGGTCGGCCACCGGCGGTACGGCGTCCAGCGCGGCCGCGGCACTCGGTGCGGGCACGAGCGAGGCAGGTGGGTTCAGCGCGGGCAGTGGCTGGTGGCGGGCGGCCCAGTAGCCGAGGCCGTGCGCGAGCTCGGTGATCCGGGGCGCGTTCGCTTCACCGCCGAGCAGGGTGCGTACGGCGTGGCCGACCCTGATCACGGGGTGGGTGGCGCCTGCGGCGATGCCCGGCAGCAGCCGCGGCCACCACTCGGTGAGGACGTCCTGCCAGGGGCGCCCGGCCGTCTCCTGCTCGAAGTACATCGTCCAGTCGGCGATCCTGCGCGGGTCGCCCAGGGCCTCGTGCCAGTTCTCCGCGGTGACCCGGGCCGCGGGGGCCGGCATGTCCTCCAGCTTGTGGCTGTAGTGGTCGAGCCAGCGGTGGACGGTCGGTGCCTGGCCGTGCCGTACGAG harbors:
- a CDS encoding MarR family winged helix-turn-helix transcriptional regulator, translating into MEHMTTAPTGETRWLSDEEQSIWRSYLQATTLLEDHLDRQLQRDAGMPHIYYGLLVQLAQAPRRQMRMTQLAKDVKITRSRLSHAVARLERNGWVRREDCPSDKRGQNAVLTDEGYEMLRRSAPGHVRAVRQAMFDRLTPEQVRSFGEIMQIIATGLEPDGTDADLPWLR
- a CDS encoding dioxygenase family protein; translated protein: MTVTAERMPALYLSHGAPPLADDPVWPGQLAAWSADLPRPTAILMVSAHWEEAPLALGATETVPLVYDFWGFPQHYYQVQYAAPGAPQLAENVRKLLRGAGTPVQDIPDRGLDHGAYVPLVEMFPGADIPVLQISMPTLDPQKLMDIGRKLAPLRDEGVLIVGSGFFTHNLAALRHAGGGNPGWSVEFDDWGHRALQAQDIDALLDFEHKSPAGRLAHPRTEHFAPLFVTLGASEGELDQGRSVIDGFWMGLAKRSVQFG
- a CDS encoding questin oxidase family protein codes for the protein MTDTTGRTDLIGTPGTAPVDPTGTLDEALERLHSAGPERNGWLSNHGPMAVEALVRHGQAPTVHRWLDHYSHKLEDMPAPAARVTAENWHEALGDPRRIADWTMYFEQETAGRPWQDVLTEWWPRLLPGIAAGATHPVIRVGHAVRTLLGGEANAPRITELAHGLGYWAARHQPLPALNPPASLVPAPSAAAALDAVPPVADPSGGIRDRLAQLTAFPLWPQQFADDPDVARTRLAELVRAATHRYTTHGHGEPIMLVHAATAPNAVLRTLPALPRDLWHRSLAAAWAASAAVTAAYSPADPAPYTAPPSASSADEIFARAAAHGDDHTIKFTDTALDVGDTPALAAALRSIELNPPAL